GACAATGTTGATGTTGCTAAGGCCCAGCGTGGCAAACGTTTCGCGGGCCACGGTGGCCACGTTGGGGCAGCCTTCGAAGGTGACGACTTGCTGGCGCGAGTCGGCCGCAGCCAGGTAAGAGGTGGTGAGCCCCAGCGAGGTGCCCAATTCTAAAATCGTGGCCGGCCGGAAATAATTGACCAGCCGAAACAGCAGCTTCGCCAGGTGCGGCGGTTTGGCCGCGGTCCGGGCAATGTCGGCAATGCGGCGCTGCTGGCCGGCGCCGGTGTGCGAACCGGCCCCGAAATCGGTGACGCCAATGCTGGCCGAGCTGCGGAGCAACTCCCGACGCCGCTCCTCGATGGGGGCATAGGCCCCAAAAAAGCCGGTGTGGCGCACCACCGAGGTGTAGAGCCCAAACACGAATGGGGAGTGGAGCCCGTGGGCATTGCCCGAACGAAGCCAGAAGCGGAAGTAAGCGAGGAGTTGAAACAAGAAGCGGGCGGGCAATGCGAACCGCAAAGGTCGCACGCCCGCCCGCTATTCTCCGAAAGGTTATTAATTGAGCCGATAGGGCACCATCAGCGTGAACTCGGGGATTTCCACGGAGAATTCCTGGCCGTTGGCCAGGCGCTCCATTAGGTAGGTGCCGCGCATCTTGCCCACCCCCGATTTCAGGTTGCAGCCGCTTACGTACTGGTGCGCCTCGCCGGGCTCGAGCACGGGCTGACGGCCCACCACGCCTTCGCCCTCCACTTCGCGCACCACGCCGTTGGCGTCGTGGATGTGCCAGTGTCGTCGCAATAGCTTCACGGTAAACTCGCTATTATTGCGAATATCTATTTTATAGGCGAATACGAAATGCTCTTGGCCGGGGCTGGAGTAATCGGGCAGGTAGTTGGTCGTAACCGAAACGGTGACGCCTTGCGTAGTGGTGGTGGGCATAGGTCTCGTAGCTTATAGGTAGCTGCGGGCGTAACATGCGCCCGCCAGAATTGGTTTTACGCAAAAGTTACGCTTGAACGCCGCAAAAGCCCATTTATTTCCCTAAAAATTTCGATGGTAAAGATAGCCGAAAGCTGGCAGCACGTGTTAGCCGATGAGTTTGAGAAGCCATACTTCCAACGTCTAATTGCCTTTGTGAAAGGGGAGTATGCCACGGCTACCGTTTACCCGGCCGGGCCCCAGATTTTTCATGCGTTCGACGCCACGCCGTTCGACAAAGTGAAGGTGGTGATACTGGGCCAGGACCCCTATCACGGCCGAAACCAGGCGCACGGGCTTTCCTTCTCGGTACAGGACGGGCAGCGCACGCCGCCTTCGCTGCAGAATATTTTTAAGGAGTTGCAGGACGACATTCCCGGTACCACGCCCGCCACCAACGGCAACCTCGACCGCTGGGCCCAGCAAGGCGTGCTCCTCCTCAATGCCACCCTTACCGTGCGGGCCGGCGAGCCCGCCTCGCACCAGAAAAAAGGCTGGGAAGAATTTACCGACGCCGTTATCCGCAAGGTGTCGGAAGAGAAAGAGCACGTCGTATTCATTCTCTGGGGCGCGTACGCCGGCAAGAAATCTGAGCTGATTGACGAGAAAAAACACCTGGTAATCAAATCGGTGCATCCCTCTCCATTTGCGGCTGATAAAGGATTTTTTGGCAGCAAGCCCTTTAGCAAGACCAATGCGTGGCTCAAGAGTAAAGGGCTGACGCCGATAGAGTGGTAGCTCAACCTCGACCTTGAGGAACCTCACCCCCGGCCCCTCTCCAAAAGAGAGGGGAGCCTGGCACAAGGGTTTAGCTCAATTTCTAAAAACGGAAAGCCCCAGCTCAAGATTGAACTGGGGCTTTTTCATTGAATTGACATCAGGCTCCCCTCTCCGCGGGAGAGGGGCCGGGGGTGAGGTTCCGCCCGGGCTGAGGTCAACTTCTAGTGAATCAGGTTGAACAGCCGGTTCCACCGGATTTTATGCCAGAAATCAGCATTGGGGTCAACTGACAGCCAGATGAGCACGGCCTTTCCCACGACGTGGTCTTCGGGCACGAAGCCCCAGAAGCGCGAGTCTTCGGAGTTGTGGCGGTTGTCGCCCATCATCATGTAATAGTTCTGCTTAACGGTGTAGCTGGTGAGCATTTTGCCGTTTTGGTAAATCATGCCGTCTTTCCAGGTGATGCCAGTGTTGTGCTCGTAGCGGGCCACGATTTTGTAATAAATAGCGGCATTGCCGGGCGTGAGGGCGATGGTCTGGCCTTTCTTGGGAATGGGCAGCGGGCCGTAATTGTCGAGCGTCCAGCCGCGGGGCGTGGCGCTCATGGCGTCGGAATTGCGGAAATCGGCCACGTCAGGAAACAGCTGCACCTGCGGCTGAATGACGGTCATGCTCTTCACGTAGGACTGCTTGCGGAAGTAGTTGGCCGCCGCCACCGTGCAGCTGATGGCGTAACCCGATTTGCCGTCGGGCGTGGTGACGGCCTGCGGGCTCCCGTTGGGCTGGTCGTAGTCGACGACGCCCTGGGCGCGCAAGGCGGCCAGCACCTCGTCGTTGGGATTGTCGACCTGCATGAAGTAGGTGGTTTCCAGGCCGGGAGGCGTCACGCCGGGCTTGCCGTTGAGGTACACCTGGGCATCCTTGATTTCGAGGGTGTCGCCGGCTACGGCCACGCAGCGCTTGATGTAGTTGGTGCGCAGGTCGGCGGGGTACTGCGACTCGTGGGGCACGTGAAACACCACCACGTCGTTGCGCTTAATGCTACTAAAGCCCGGCAGCCGGTAGGTGGGCAGCTGAATCAGCTCGGAGTAGCTTTTGAGGCCCGTGCCCCAGATGGTTTGGTGGGTGAGGGGCACCTGCAGCGGCGTTTGGGGCGTGATGGGGCCGTAGTGCAACTTGCTCACAAACAGGTAGTCGCCCACCAGCAGCGAATTCTCCATACTGGGCGAGGGAATGGTGTACGCCTCAAACGTAGCCCAACGAATGAGCGTAGCCGCCACAATGGCAAAAATCAACGAATCGGCCCATTCACGGCCCTTCGTTTTAGGCGGTTTGGGGGTAGTGGAACGGTCAGTTTTGAGCAGTGACATGGGGGAGCAAGCTTGGGCCTGGCAATGAAAATCAGGTAAAGAAACGCAGCAGAATGCTGGCAGGCGCCACCACCCCGAGCAGGTGGGGCAATTACAAATCCAACAGTTCTTTCATTCCAAAGACGCCCTTGCGGCCGGGCAGCCACTCGGCGGCCAGCAGCGCGCCCATGGCAAAGCCTTCGCGGCTGTGGGCTTCGTGCTTGAGCTCCAGGGTATCAACGGCCGACGTATAAGTAACAATGTGCGTGCCCACGGCGTCGCCGGTGCGCTCACTGAGGATGGCCAGTTCGGCCTCGGTTTGGGCCGGCTCGTTACGCCAGCTGGTTTTGCTGGGGAAGTGGCGGATGATGCCTTCGGCTGTGGTGAGAGCCGTGCCGCTGGGCTGGTCGATTTTCTGGGTGTGGTGGATTTCGCGTACCGACACGTCGTACCCGCCAAACTGGTGCATTTTGGCCGCCATGTACTCATTAAAGTGGAAGAACAGGTTCACGCCCACGCTGTAATTAGAGGCGTAAAACAAGCTGCCATTCAGTTCCTTGGTCAGGGTTTTGGCTTCTTCGAAGTGGTGCAGCCAGCCCGTGGAGCCGCACACCACGGGAATGCCCTGGCGCAGGCAGGCCGCGATATTGGCCAATGCCGAATCGGGATGCGTGAATTCGATGGCCACATCGGCCGTGGCGGGCGTGAAGTCGGTGATGTTGAGCTGGCTGGCGTGCAAGTCCACAATGCCCGCGATTTCGTGGCCGCGCTCCGCAGCCAGCGCCGCAATGGTTTGGCCCATTTTCCCGTAGCCGATGAGTAGAATTTTCATGCGTGGTAGTAAGTAATCGGTAGTCGGGTAGTCTAGCAAAAGGCAATGGACCAAAATTGAGCTGCCAAGTTGGGGTATTGGCTACTGCAAGCCGACCATTTAAGAAAATTTATTTGACCCGTAGCGCAAACAGGACGCCCGGCGCCGTGGGCAGGGCCAGGGCCCGCCCGGGCACCGGCAGCAGCGCCGGCTGCCAGTGCAGGCTCAGGTCTTCGCTCACGTCGAAGCTCTTGAGGTGGGCATCGACCAAGGCATCGACGATTTGCAAGCTGTAGGCCAGGCCGATGTAGAGGTAGAACAGGTCGCGGTTGCCGCGGTAGAAGCGAATGCCGGTATTAATGGCGTCGATGCTGGGTTCGCGCCGAACGGGCATCGGCAGGCTAATGTCCTGCGGGCGAGCCCCCCCCGCGACACCCGCCTGGGAAGTGAGCAAATTGCTGGCGTCGACGTACTGCCGAAAGCGGGTCTGGTAGAAATATTCCCCATAAATAACGCCGCCCAGGGAGCCATAGACCAAGGGCAGCTTCCACCACCGGTGGTTGTAAATCTGGCCGGCGCCGGGCAGAATGGCCGCCAGCAGCGCCGCCTTGCCGGGCCGGGTGAGGCGAATGCCCGGAAAGCCAAAGGCGCGAAACATGTGCTCGGTGCGCTTGGCCGAATCGGCAGCGGCTTTCCTGCGCTTGTCGGCGGGCGTAACCACCACCTCGCGGGTCTCGGTCGTATCCGGGCGAATCACGGGCGGTGTGGGCGGGGCAAACACCTGCGCCCGGCCGCCGTTGCCGGCCAAGAGCAGGCCCACGAAAACCAGCAGGGCCGCGATGTGGTGATACGATTTTGTCATAGCAAACCTGCTAACGGAAAACGCCCGGATTTAGCGTATTAGCCGGCTTTGGCCCCCGAAGAATGACTCTTCGGCGGATAGAGAGCCCGCACCTACCACCTGAGGGTGGTATCAGGAGGGATGCAAAATGTGCAGGATGCGCTGCATGTCCTCCACCGAATCGAAAGCAATTTTGATTTCGCCGCTGCCCTTGGGGCCGGGGCGCACCTGCACCCGCGAGCCAAACCGGTCGGTGAGGTGGCGCTCGGTGCGGCGCAGCTCGGCGGCGGGCACGACGGATTGAGCCGGCGTTGTGGCGGTGGTAGCGCCGGCTTCGGTTCCATTGGTAGCCGTAGGCCGGCCAAAACCGCTGCGAACTAACTCTTCCACCCGGCGCACGGACAGTTCCTCGGCCACAATCTTGCGGAACAGCTCCACCTGGGCCTTGGGGTCTTCGATGCCGATGAGGGCACGGGCGTGGCCCATGCTGATTTCGGCGTCGCGCAGGCCAATCTGCACGTCGGGCGGCAGCTTGAGCAGGCGCAGGTAGTTGGTAACGGTCGAGCGGTTTTTGCCCACCCGGTCGCCCAGCTCTTCCTGGCGCAGGTTGCACTCGCTCAGCAGGCGCTGGTAGCTGAGGGCAATTTCGATGGCATTCAGGTTTTCGCGCTGAATGTTCTCAATCAGGGCCATTTCCAGCATTTGCTGGTCGTCGGCCTTGCGGATGTAAGCCGGGATGGTCTCCAGGCCGGCCAGCTTGGAGGCTTGCAAACGCCGCTCGCCCGAAATGAGCTGGTAGGCGTTGGTGCCGAGCTGGCGCAGGGTCACGGGCTGAATAATGCCCTGAATTTTAATGCTTTCGGCCAGTTCCTGGAGGGCTTGCTGGTCGAAGTGGGTGCGGGGCTGGTAGGGGTTGGCCTCGATGTGCTCCACCGAAATAAAGCCCACCGAATTGACCGGGTGCGACACCAGCCGGTCGCTGGGGCCGGGCCGGTCGCCTTTTTTCTCGTAGCTCCCCTCAATCAGGGCGTTCAGGCCCCGGCCCAGGCCGCCAATCTTGCGCTTAGGGATAGGAGCCGCGGCCGTGGCCGGAGTGGTTTTCTCGTCGTTCTTCTCTGGAGTCATCTCGGCAAGGTCCTGTTGGCCGAAAGGTCGGCGCATACGGAACTTCAAAATTACGGATTGTTGGGCGAAGGACAAGCCGGGAAGTTTGGCGGGTCCGGTTCAGCTTGAAATCAGGCCAGTTGCAGGCAGTGAACTTCGCTTTCGGGAGCCAACGTGGTATAAATCATCATCTGATGCGTTCGCAATAAGTCGGCAACCTGGGCGCTGGGCAAGTTGCCGGTTCGCAGCAAAATGACTTTCGGTGGGGAGCCGCGCAATAAACTCAGGTCTAAAAAATCTTCGTCCTGGGTTAAAATAACAAACCCGTGCTGCTGCGCATATTCCCAGATTGCGGAATCGCGGCGGTCTGTGAGGCCCAGGCGTCGCACTTGTTCACTACCTGGAAAAAGCTCTTGTAATTGCTTAACCAGCCGGTACGAAAGGTTTTGGTCAATAAGCAGCTTCATTAAGCCACTAGCCGGGTGTGGCGCTGCCGGTCAGCAGCATAGCGCAGGCAAGCCCGAATCAACTCTTCGGTCAACTCAGGAAAATCCTCAATGATGTCGGCGTTGCTCATGCCATTGCCCAACCAACCGAGCACATCGTCCACACTGATGCGGGTGCCGATAATGCACGCCCGCCCAAACCGGATTTCCGGGTCGATGCCAATTAACGGGTGGGCAGGGGAGGTATACATTAGAAGCCTAAGGTATGACTTTGAGCTACTAAAAGCCCCGGCGGGGCGCCACTCGTTTAACGAATGCCGCCCCGCCGGGGCTTTTATTAGCTCAACTTTCTTAATTAAATCCGCTCGTCTTCAGCAGTTTCCTCGGGGCGGGCTTCTACGCTGTTCTTCTCCACAATCTCGCGCGCCAGGTTCAGGTAGCTGATGGAGCCTTTGCTTTCCGCATCGTGCAAAATAACGGGGATGCCGAAGCTGGGCGACTCGCTCAACTTCACGTTGCGCGGGATGATGGTGTCGAAGGCCAACTGCTGGAAGTGCATCCGAACCTCTTCCACCACCTGGTTGGAGAGGCGAAGGCGCACGTCGTACATCGTGAGCAGGATGCCTTCGATTTCCAGCTCCGTGTTGAGCCGGCTCTGGATAATTTTGATGGTATTCAGCAACTTGCCCAAGCCTTCCAAAGCGAAGTACTCGCACTGCACCGGGATGATAACCGAGTGGGCCGCCGTGAGGGCGTTGACCGTGATGAGACCCAGCGAAGGCGAGCAGTCGATGATAATAAAATCGTACTGCTCGGCGAGGGGGCGCAGGGCCTCCTTCATTTTTTCTTCCCGGTTGGGCAGGTTTATCATCTCCACCTCGGCGCCCACCAAGTCGATGTGGGAGGGCATAAGGTCGAGGTGGGGCAGAATGTTGGTAGGCAGGATGATATCCTGGGCGTTGATGCCGTCCACCATGCACTCGTAGATGCTGTTCTGGATGTCCTTGGGGTCGTAGCCGACGCCAGAAGTGGCGTTGGCCTGAGGGTCGGCGTCGACGAGCAGGGTCCGGTAGTCCAGGGCGGCCAGGGACGCCGCGAGGTTAATGGAAGTAGTGGTTTTGCCCACCCCGCCTTTTTGATTGGCTACCGCGATGATTTTTCCCATGAGTCTCTCTAGTTGTCAGTTGTTCGTTGCCAGTTGTTAGCGGTTCAGGGCTTCATCCTCAGTTAGTGGCCTTTCCAGGCCTGCGACTACCAACTAACAACGAACAACTGACAACTAAGAACTAATAACTTTTGCCGTAGCATTGCACAAAGATACATTCTTTCCCTGTTCGCATGCCCCCTTTTTTGGCTCGCTGGACTAGCCGCCTAGCTAAACCGCTGGGGCCCTTGCTGGCCCTACTGGCACTAGGTGGCTGCCACGACGCGGCCCGCCCGGCCGCCGATGAGCGCCGCGTGTTCCGCTACAACCAGCCCGAGGCCCTTACCTCGCTCGACCCCGCCTTTGCCCGTAACCAGGCCAACTGGTGGGCCGTCGGGCAGCTCTACAGCGGGCTGGTGGAGCTGGACTCGACCCTGCTGCCCACCCCGGCCCTGGCCCGGCGGTACACCATTTCGCCCGATGGTCGGCTCTATACCTTCGTGCTGCGGCCGGGCGTGCGCTTTCATGATAGCGACGTTTTTCCTGGTGGCAAGGGGCGTGAAGTAAAGTCGCCCGACTTCGTGTATTCCTTCAAACGCATTCTGGACCCGGCTACGGCCAGCACGGGCGGATGGATTTTCCGGGGCAAGGTGCTGGAGAAGCCCGATGGTACGCCCAGCGACACCTGTTTTGTGGCGGTCAATGACTCGACGCTGCGCATCCATCTCAAGGAGCCGTTTATTCCGTTCCTGGGCATTCTCACCATGCCCTATGCCTACGTGGTGCCCCACGAAGCGGTAGAAAAGTACGGCAAGGACTTCCGGGAGCACCCGGTAGGCACCGGGCCGTTCCGGTTCAAGCTTTGGGACGAAGGCAACGTGCTGCTGTATGCCCGCAACCCCACCTACTGGCGGCGCGACCGACAGGGCCGTCCGCTGCCCTACCTGGATGCCGTGGCCATTAGCTTCCTGGCCGACCGCAAAACGGAGTTCCTGACCTTCATGCAGGGCAAGCTTGATTTCCTTTCGGGTATTCGCGCCGGCTCGCGCGACTTGATTATGAATCCCGATGGCACCATTCGGGACGATTTCAAGGGCAAGTTCACGGTGCAGAAAGTGCCGTATCTGAACAACGAGTACCTGGGCTTTCAACTCGATTCGGCGAATCTGACCGGCGAGCAGGCCATTCAGGGCCGGGCTCTGCGTGACAAGCGCGTGCGGCAGGCACTGAATTATGCGTTGAATAAGCCCGAGATGCTGACCTACATCCTGAACCGGGTGGGGCAGGCGGGCACGTCGGGCTTCGTGCCGGCCGCCCTGCCGTCATTCTCAGAGAAGCTGGTGCCCGGCTACACTTACCAGCCGCAGAAGGCCCGGCAGCTGCTGCGCGCAGCTGGCTACGGGCCCCAGCGGCCGCTTCGCCTGCGCCTGAGCACCGTGCTAGAACGCAAGGAGATAGGCGAATACCTGCAGAAGCAGTGGGCCGATGTGGGCGTGCAGGTGCAGATTGACATCAACCAATCGGCAGCCCAACAAGACCTCGTGGATAATGGCCGCGTGGCCTTCTTCGCCAAAAGCTGGCTGGGCGACTACCCCGATGCCGAAAACTACCTGGCGCTGTTCTACAGACCCAACTTCAGCCCCGCCGGCCCGAACAAAACGCACTTCAAAAACGCGGCCTACGACAAACTTTACGATGAAGCCCGCCGCACCCAGGACGTGGCCAGGCGCACGGCCTTGTACCAGGCCATGGACCGGATAATTGTGGAAGAGTGCCCGGTTATCAGCCTGTATTACGACGAGGTGGTGCGGCTCACGCAAAATAACGTGCGCGGCCTCACGCCCAACCCCATGAATCAGCTGCTGCTGGAGCGGGTGCACAAAGAATCGGCTGGTTGGGCTGATAAAAAGGAAGTTACACTTTATTGAAAAGGAAATATGGCTCGGTTCAGCAAGGTTGTTTTCATGTTTTTGCCGGTTCTGTTTTTGCTCTTGGCAGCCCCTGGCCAGTCGGCTGGGCAAGCGTCGGAGGCTGTGCCCCTGGTGATGGGCCAAACGTTTACGCTGCAATCAAAAGCGCTGAGCGAGACCCGCCGCGTCAACGTGTACCTGCCGGCGGGCTATGCCGAATCAACCACGTTGCAGCTGCCCGTGCTGTACATGCCGGACGGCGGCATGGCCGAAGACTTTTTGCACGTGGCCGGGCTAGTGCAAGTGCTGGTGGGCAACGGCACGATGCGCCCCTTTATCTTGGTGGGCATTGAAAACACCCAGCGCCGGCGCGACCTGACTGGCCCCACCACCAACGCTGAGGACAAGAAGATAGCGCCGCACGTGGGTGGCTCACCCGCGTTTCGCCAGTTCATCCGCACCGAGCTTATGCCGGCGGTGAAGCAGCGCTATCGCACCACGGCCGAAACGGCCATCGTGGGCGAGTCGCTGGCCGGGTTATTCGTGGTCGAAACCCTGCTGCTGGAACCCGATTTGTTCGATTCTTACCTGGCTTTCGACCCCAGCCTGTGGTGGAACAACGAGCAGTTGGTCAACCAGGCTAGCACCCTGCTCAAGGCCAAGCCCAAGGCCGGCCAGCCCAAGTTCCTGTACCTGGCTACCGGCAGCGACGCGGGACTTGCGCCGCCCGTCGGGCGCCTCACCAAGGCGCTGGGCAGCACCCCCGAGCGCAGCATTGCCTGGCACTACGAGCCCATGCCGCAGGAAACCCACGCCACCATTTATCATCCGGCCGCACTCAAGGCTTTCCGGCTGGTCTTTAAGCCCAAAGCCACTAATTCGCCGGGGACACACTAAAGCGTTAGTAGAAGCTAGCGGAGGCTGAATAATTGAGCTGGCTTTATTTATCGGCCCGCAGCTCGGCCAAGGCGTCGAACTGATTGGCGAAGCGGTTGAATAGGTTTTGCACGTTGTCAGGGGCGCCTTCTTCCACAACTACGGTCTTGAGCTGGCCGTTGGGCTGGCGTATGCCAATTACCGTGCTGGGCAGGTCGCTGGTATTCTTGGAGTATCGTTCCTGAAACTGCTCAAAGTGGGCTTCCTTGGCCATGCGTAGCAGGTCGGCTAGCGCGGCCGGGGCCATTTTTAGCTCTTTGGTACCCATCACGGGTACGGCCCGCCGGCCCTCGTAGGCCACGCGGCCATCGGCGTAGACTTGCATTTTGTAGGCCGGGCAGGTGCCGAAGCACGGCGTGCGCTCGAAGGTGAGCACGGGTTCAGCATCCTGCTTTCCCTGAACAGTTGAGGCTTGGGTAGCAGGAGCGGCTGCTTTTTTACTGGCCTTTTTGGCCTTTCCCTTCTGCTTGGTCTGCGAAGTGGGCGTGGCTTTTTGGGCGCAGGCGGGTAAGGTGAAGCTGAAGGCGAAAAGCAACAGAAGAGCAGCGAAGTAGCGCATGGCCGGATAATTAAGCAGTGACAGGCTCGAGTGCCTGCGTGAATGTAGGCAAACAAAAAACCGGCAGAACGAAAACCGTGCCTGGGCTTTCGTTCTGCCGGTTTGAAGGGCAATAAGTTAGGTCGTCATGCTAAGGTGAAGGGGAGCATGGCAAGTGGCTTATTTACTAGGACTTCCGCTTGGCCTGGGCCTCGCGCTCCTGCGCGGCTTTCATGGCTTCGGCAATGCGGCCTTGAAGGCCGCCGGGCTTCTTGTCCTTGTTTTTGATTTTGTTGGCGTCGAGCTGCGCGCGGATTTTGGTGTCGTCTACCAAGCCGCGGGTGATCGCCTGCTGGGCGAAGGTGATGACGTTCGACACGAAGTAGTACCATGTGAGGCCGGCTGCAAAGCTGTTCAATACGAACAGGAAGATAATGGGCATCAGGTAGCTGTAGGTCTTCATGGGGCCCTGCATGGCGGTGTTAAGCTGATTGCTCTGCCAGGTCATGAGCAGGGTAGAGGCCGTCATCAGCAGCGTGAACATCGACACGTGGTCGCCGTACCATTTCACGTAGAAAGGCAGCTTCACGAATACATCGTAGCTGCTCAAGTCCTTGGCCCACAGGAAGCTCTGCTGACGCAGCTCAATGGCGTTGGGGAAGAACTGGAACATGGCAAACAGGATGGGCAGCGTGAGCAGCGTGGGCACGCAGCCGCTCAGGGGCGAAACGCCGAAGGTCTGGTAGAGCTTCATGGTTTCTTGCTGCACCTTGGTCTGGTCGTCGCCGTACTTGGCCTTCAGCTCGTCGAGCTCGGGCTTCAGCACTTTCATGCGGGCCTGGCTCTCGTAGGTTTTGTAAGTGAGCGGCCAGGTCACGAGCTTAATCAGGACCACCAGCAGCAGGATGATGATGCCGTAGGAACTGATGTACTGCTCCAGAAAGTGGAACACCGGCAGCACCACAAAGCGGTTTACCCAGCGGAACAAGCCCCAGCCCAGGTACACGTTGCGGTCGAACTCTGGCGCTACGGCCTTCAGCAGGTTAAAAGAGTTGGGGCCGAAGAAGAAGCGGTACTGGCCACGGCCCTGCTCCACCTCCGCTACCGGGATGGTGAGCGTGGTGCTCAGCGTTTTGATGGTGGTTGTATCCTCCAGTTTTACGTCCGAGTTGAACGCGCCGCCCGTGAAGGGCTGCTGGTCGGCAATGAGGCCGGCTACAAAGAAGTCGTGCTTGTGCGCCGCCCACTTTACCGGGCCGGCGGCCTTAATCTCCTCGGGCTTTTCGCTGGCTTCAGCTAGGGCGCCCTGGTCACCGGCAGCCAGGTAGTGGTTGATGGTGGTGTGGTTGCGGTTCTGCTTCAGGTCCTGCTCGGTCTGGCGCACCTGGTCCACGAAGGTGAAGGTGAGCGGTTCCTGGGCCACCGTCTGCTCCAGGCCGTTCAGGCGCAGGTTGTAGGCCAGTTCAAAACTGTTGGCGGGCAGGGTGTAGGTCTGCACGATGCTGCCCCCGGCCACGGGCGCGGTGAAGGTGAGCACCGAAGCGCCCGCTGCCTGCGACGGCACCGACTGGAACACCAGGTC
This region of Hymenobacter sedentarius genomic DNA includes:
- a CDS encoding O-methyltransferase, whose product is MFQLLAYFRFWLRSGNAHGLHSPFVFGLYTSVVRHTGFFGAYAPIEERRRELLRSSASIGVTDFGAGSHTGAGQQRRIADIARTAAKPPHLAKLLFRLVNYFRPATILELGTSLGLTTSYLAAADSRQQVVTFEGCPNVATVARETFATLGLSNINIVEGNIDDTLALALAALSKPVDFAFFDGNHRLEPTLRYFELCLAHRTNESVFVFDDIHWSEEMEQAWEAIKAHPEVTMTVDLFYIGLVFFRKNQPKQHFWLRA
- the apaG gene encoding Co2+/Mg2+ efflux protein ApaG, producing the protein MPTTTTQGVTVSVTTNYLPDYSSPGQEHFVFAYKIDIRNNSEFTVKLLRRHWHIHDANGVVREVEGEGVVGRQPVLEPGEAHQYVSGCNLKSGVGKMRGTYLMERLANGQEFSVEIPEFTLMVPYRLN
- a CDS encoding uracil-DNA glycosylase: MVKIAESWQHVLADEFEKPYFQRLIAFVKGEYATATVYPAGPQIFHAFDATPFDKVKVVILGQDPYHGRNQAHGLSFSVQDGQRTPPSLQNIFKELQDDIPGTTPATNGNLDRWAQQGVLLLNATLTVRAGEPASHQKKGWEEFTDAVIRKVSEEKEHVVFILWGAYAGKKSELIDEKKHLVIKSVHPSPFAADKGFFGSKPFSKTNAWLKSKGLTPIEW
- the lepB gene encoding signal peptidase I encodes the protein MSLLKTDRSTTPKPPKTKGREWADSLIFAIVAATLIRWATFEAYTIPSPSMENSLLVGDYLFVSKLHYGPITPQTPLQVPLTHQTIWGTGLKSYSELIQLPTYRLPGFSSIKRNDVVVFHVPHESQYPADLRTNYIKRCVAVAGDTLEIKDAQVYLNGKPGVTPPGLETTYFMQVDNPNDEVLAALRAQGVVDYDQPNGSPQAVTTPDGKSGYAISCTVAAANYFRKQSYVKSMTVIQPQVQLFPDVADFRNSDAMSATPRGWTLDNYGPLPIPKKGQTIALTPGNAAIYYKIVARYEHNTGITWKDGMIYQNGKMLTSYTVKQNYYMMMGDNRHNSEDSRFWGFVPEDHVVGKAVLIWLSVDPNADFWHKIRWNRLFNLIH
- the dapB gene encoding 4-hydroxy-tetrahydrodipicolinate reductase, translating into MKILLIGYGKMGQTIAALAAERGHEIAGIVDLHASQLNITDFTPATADVAIEFTHPDSALANIAACLRQGIPVVCGSTGWLHHFEEAKTLTKELNGSLFYASNYSVGVNLFFHFNEYMAAKMHQFGGYDVSVREIHHTQKIDQPSGTALTTAEGIIRHFPSKTSWRNEPAQTEAELAILSERTGDAVGTHIVTYTSAVDTLELKHEAHSREGFAMGALLAAEWLPGRKGVFGMKELLDL
- a CDS encoding DUF5683 domain-containing protein, giving the protein MTKSYHHIAALLVFVGLLLAGNGGRAQVFAPPTPPVIRPDTTETREVVVTPADKRRKAAADSAKRTEHMFRAFGFPGIRLTRPGKAALLAAILPGAGQIYNHRWWKLPLVYGSLGGVIYGEYFYQTRFRQYVDASNLLTSQAGVAGGARPQDISLPMPVRREPSIDAINTGIRFYRGNRDLFYLYIGLAYSLQIVDALVDAHLKSFDVSEDLSLHWQPALLPVPGRALALPTAPGVLFALRVK
- a CDS encoding ParB/RepB/Spo0J family partition protein; its protein translation is MRRPFGQQDLAEMTPEKNDEKTTPATAAAPIPKRKIGGLGRGLNALIEGSYEKKGDRPGPSDRLVSHPVNSVGFISVEHIEANPYQPRTHFDQQALQELAESIKIQGIIQPVTLRQLGTNAYQLISGERRLQASKLAGLETIPAYIRKADDQQMLEMALIENIQRENLNAIEIALSYQRLLSECNLRQEELGDRVGKNRSTVTNYLRLLKLPPDVQIGLRDAEISMGHARALIGIEDPKAQVELFRKIVAEELSVRRVEELVRSGFGRPTATNGTEAGATTATTPAQSVVPAAELRRTERHLTDRFGSRVQVRPGPKGSGEIKIAFDSVEDMQRILHILHPS
- a CDS encoding DUF5615 family PIN-like protein, which gives rise to MKLLIDQNLSYRLVKQLQELFPGSEQVRRLGLTDRRDSAIWEYAQQHGFVILTQDEDFLDLSLLRGSPPKVILLRTGNLPSAQVADLLRTHQMMIYTTLAPESEVHCLQLA
- a CDS encoding DUF433 domain-containing protein, producing the protein MYTSPAHPLIGIDPEIRFGRACIIGTRISVDDVLGWLGNGMSNADIIEDFPELTEELIRACLRYAADRQRHTRLVA
- a CDS encoding ParA family protein, which translates into the protein MGKIIAVANQKGGVGKTTTSINLAASLAALDYRTLLVDADPQANATSGVGYDPKDIQNSIYECMVDGINAQDIILPTNILPHLDLMPSHIDLVGAEVEMINLPNREEKMKEALRPLAEQYDFIIIDCSPSLGLITVNALTAAHSVIIPVQCEYFALEGLGKLLNTIKIIQSRLNTELEIEGILLTMYDVRLRLSNQVVEEVRMHFQQLAFDTIIPRNVKLSESPSFGIPVILHDAESKGSISYLNLAREIVEKNSVEARPEETAEDERI
- a CDS encoding ABC transporter substrate-binding protein — protein: MPPFLARWTSRLAKPLGPLLALLALGGCHDAARPAADERRVFRYNQPEALTSLDPAFARNQANWWAVGQLYSGLVELDSTLLPTPALARRYTISPDGRLYTFVLRPGVRFHDSDVFPGGKGREVKSPDFVYSFKRILDPATASTGGWIFRGKVLEKPDGTPSDTCFVAVNDSTLRIHLKEPFIPFLGILTMPYAYVVPHEAVEKYGKDFREHPVGTGPFRFKLWDEGNVLLYARNPTYWRRDRQGRPLPYLDAVAISFLADRKTEFLTFMQGKLDFLSGIRAGSRDLIMNPDGTIRDDFKGKFTVQKVPYLNNEYLGFQLDSANLTGEQAIQGRALRDKRVRQALNYALNKPEMLTYILNRVGQAGTSGFVPAALPSFSEKLVPGYTYQPQKARQLLRAAGYGPQRPLRLRLSTVLERKEIGEYLQKQWADVGVQVQIDINQSAAQQDLVDNGRVAFFAKSWLGDYPDAENYLALFYRPNFSPAGPNKTHFKNAAYDKLYDEARRTQDVARRTALYQAMDRIIVEECPVISLYYDEVVRLTQNNVRGLTPNPMNQLLLERVHKESAGWADKKEVTLY